A region from the Candidatus Glassbacteria bacterium genome encodes:
- the secA gene encoding preprotein translocase subunit SecA: MINRILKLFLGDKHEREIKTIQPVVDEINGIYQGLEQLSDEQLQEKSRELKQRISAISDPDEQDKACEQTLPEAFALVKDACRRNMGREISVSGQKMTWDMIPYDVQLIGGVVLHRGKIAEMGTGEGKTLVAVLPMYLIALKGRGAHLVTVNDYLARRDAEWMGTIFDFLGLRVGCIQHDMDPSERQQAYNCDITYGTNNEFGFDYLRDNMSMRLEDRVQRGHHYAIVDEVDSVLIDEARTPLIISGPVQGSEGKFKQYKPAVEDLVRIQVKTVNTIVGEALQLLSQADEEQDDKKSQECNYEAGRKLLQAQRGMPKNKRLMKILHETGVKKMIQRVEADYMREKKIPELDEGLYFSMDEKGNQVQLTEQGLDQLSPSDPNMFIIPDLSTEISDIEKDPSLSPERKQQKIQQVEKEYLDKGDRIHTIHQLLKAYILFEKDVEYVVQDSKVMIVDEFTGRLMPGRRFSEGLHQSLEAKEGVKIENETQTLATITLQNYFRLYDKLAGMTGTAETESDEFFEIYKLDVVVIPTNEPVVRNDMDDQIFRSRREKFNAIIDEIERLNGEGRPVLVGTVSVEVSETLGRMLKRRGIRHHVLNAKYHQQEAEIVANAGQERAVTIATNMAGRGTDIKLGDGVCEKGGLAIIGTARHEARRIDRQLRGRSGRQGDPGSSEFYLSLEDSLMRLFGSERIAGVMDRLGLEEGEVITHPLVSRSIERAQKKVEGNNFQIRKHLLEYDDVMNQQREVIYDMRLFALEGRDMDEDFKGMLDEAVETKLNMHVMEGTPPEEWDLRALGDDLLRSFLLNVSFDDSNKEDLRADDVRNKVMKLIDQLFAIKCEQLGEERRNFLMQHVMMRLIDENWREHLLMLDHVKSGINFRAYGQKDPLIEYKREAFDAFVVLMDKIKDEVASLFFKAQFIDEDELERRERRGRPEQMAVHHATVSAFGGGEEAALSPQQQPGRQKPVRHDAPKVGRNDQCPCGSGKKYKHCCGRHA, translated from the coding sequence ATGATAAACAGGATATTGAAATTGTTTCTGGGCGACAAGCACGAGCGGGAAATCAAAACCATCCAGCCCGTCGTGGACGAGATCAACGGGATTTACCAGGGTCTCGAGCAGTTGTCCGACGAGCAGCTGCAGGAGAAGAGCCGGGAGTTGAAGCAGCGCATCAGCGCGATCTCCGATCCGGACGAGCAGGATAAAGCCTGCGAACAAACCCTGCCGGAGGCGTTTGCGCTGGTCAAGGACGCCTGCCGCCGCAACATGGGACGCGAGATCTCGGTCAGCGGACAGAAAATGACGTGGGACATGATCCCCTACGACGTGCAGCTGATCGGCGGCGTGGTCCTGCACAGGGGCAAGATCGCGGAAATGGGCACCGGTGAGGGTAAGACGCTGGTGGCCGTGCTGCCGATGTATCTCATCGCGCTCAAGGGCAGGGGCGCCCACCTGGTGACTGTCAACGACTACCTGGCCCGTCGTGACGCCGAGTGGATGGGTACGATCTTCGATTTCCTTGGTCTGAGAGTCGGCTGTATCCAGCACGACATGGACCCTTCCGAGCGCCAGCAGGCCTATAACTGCGATATCACCTACGGCACCAATAACGAGTTCGGTTTCGACTACCTCCGCGATAACATGTCCATGCGCCTGGAGGACCGGGTCCAGCGCGGACATCACTACGCCATCGTCGACGAGGTGGACAGCGTGCTGATCGACGAGGCGCGCACCCCGCTGATTATCTCCGGCCCCGTCCAGGGCAGCGAGGGCAAGTTCAAGCAGTACAAGCCGGCGGTGGAGGACCTGGTGCGGATCCAGGTCAAGACGGTCAACACGATTGTCGGCGAGGCTTTGCAGCTTCTCAGCCAGGCCGATGAGGAACAGGACGACAAGAAGTCGCAGGAATGCAATTACGAGGCGGGCAGGAAACTGCTTCAGGCCCAGCGCGGCATGCCCAAAAACAAGCGCCTGATGAAAATCCTCCACGAGACCGGGGTCAAGAAGATGATCCAGCGGGTCGAGGCGGATTACATGCGCGAGAAAAAGATACCTGAACTGGACGAGGGCCTCTATTTCTCGATGGACGAGAAGGGCAATCAGGTCCAGCTCACCGAGCAGGGCCTCGATCAGCTGAGCCCCTCGGACCCCAACATGTTCATCATCCCCGATCTCTCGACCGAGATTAGCGATATCGAGAAAGACCCCTCGCTGAGCCCGGAGCGCAAGCAGCAGAAAATCCAGCAGGTGGAGAAGGAGTATCTGGACAAGGGCGACCGGATTCACACGATCCACCAGTTGCTCAAGGCTTATATCCTCTTCGAGAAGGACGTGGAGTATGTGGTGCAGGACAGCAAGGTGATGATCGTCGACGAGTTCACGGGCCGCCTGATGCCGGGGCGTCGGTTCAGCGAGGGCCTGCATCAGAGCCTGGAGGCCAAGGAAGGGGTCAAGATCGAGAACGAAACCCAGACCCTGGCCACGATCACGCTCCAGAACTACTTCCGCCTCTACGACAAGCTGGCCGGGATGACCGGGACGGCCGAGACGGAGAGTGACGAGTTTTTCGAGATCTACAAGCTGGACGTGGTGGTGATTCCGACCAACGAGCCGGTGGTCCGCAATGACATGGACGATCAAATATTCCGTAGCCGCCGCGAGAAATTCAACGCAATTATCGACGAGATCGAGCGGCTCAACGGGGAGGGACGGCCGGTGCTGGTCGGCACGGTCAGCGTGGAGGTTTCCGAAACCCTGGGCCGGATGCTCAAGCGCCGCGGTATCCGTCATCACGTGCTCAACGCCAAGTACCATCAGCAGGAAGCCGAAATAGTCGCCAACGCCGGCCAGGAGCGCGCGGTGACTATCGCCACCAACATGGCCGGCCGCGGGACGGATATCAAGCTGGGCGATGGCGTGTGCGAGAAGGGCGGCCTGGCGATTATCGGCACCGCGCGCCACGAGGCCCGCCGGATCGACAGACAACTGCGCGGCCGCTCCGGCCGTCAGGGTGACCCGGGCAGCAGCGAGTTCTACCTTTCGCTCGAGGATTCCCTGATGCGGCTCTTCGGCAGCGAACGGATCGCCGGGGTCATGGACCGGCTGGGTCTGGAAGAGGGCGAGGTGATTACCCACCCGCTGGTCTCGCGTTCGATCGAGCGGGCGCAGAAAAAGGTCGAGGGCAACAACTTCCAGATCCGAAAGCATCTGCTGGAATACGACGACGTGATGAATCAGCAGCGCGAGGTAATCTACGACATGCGCCTCTTCGCCCTGGAGGGCAGGGACATGGACGAGGATTTCAAGGGAATGCTGGACGAGGCGGTGGAAACCAAGCTCAACATGCATGTGATGGAGGGCACGCCGCCGGAGGAGTGGGACCTGCGGGCCCTGGGCGATGATCTGCTGCGCTCTTTTCTGCTCAACGTCAGCTTCGACGACAGCAACAAGGAGGACCTTCGCGCCGACGACGTCCGCAACAAGGTGATGAAACTGATCGACCAGCTCTTCGCGATCAAGTGCGAGCAGCTCGGTGAGGAGCGCAGGAATTTCCTGATGCAGCATGTGATGATGCGGCTTATCGACGAGAACTGGCGCGAGCACCTCCTCATGCTCGACCATGTCAAGAGCGGGATCAATTTCCGCGCTTACGGCCAGAAAGACCCGCTGATCGAATACAAAAGGGAAGCGTTCGACGCTTTTGTGGTGCTGATGGACAAGATCAAGGATGAAGTCGCCAGCCTGTTTTTCAAGGCCCAGTTTATCGACGAGGACGAACTGGAGCGCCGCGAACGGAGAGGCCGGCCGGAGCAGATGGCCGTGCACCATGCCACCGTATCGGCTTTCGGCGGCGGCGAGGAGGCCGCGCTGAGTCCCCAGCAGCAGCCCGGCAGGCAGAAACCCGTCCGCCACGACGCGCCCAAGGTCGGGCGTAACGATCAGTGTCCCTGCGGGAGCGGCAAAAAATACAAGCATTGCTGCGGACGGCACGCATAA